Part of the Leptolyngbya sp. BL0902 genome, TAGCACTTGCCCCCTCAGCACCACCATATAGTCTTACTTGTACGTGATCTTGTTTGAGAAAGTTAATTAAGTTCTCAATTAGTGCCTTATAGTCGCGATTAAAATCTTGTTGATCTAATTGCTCCTGGATATTACGACGATAATACGTCCTCAAATCAATGCGATCAATCTCTGCTGGTCTAACAGATGGCTCCCGACCAATCAGTAAGCGTAAGCCGTTTAACTGGTTAAATCCTTCCTGAAGCCTAGACCATACCTCCACCTGGAAATAGCCTGTAACAATGTCTAGCTCTCTCTCTGAATGATGCAGGATAAGCGTGCGGAGTACGTCTTCAAGTTTATGGAGATCATTATCAATATAGTCAGGTAGGTGCATGAGATTTAATCAGCTCCTTATCTAAGAATGACCAGTATATTGCGAGTCGATCCAGATATAAAAATATATTGAAAGCTATATTGACAAGGATTTTTCCTGAATTTCTTCAGATTCTTGATTACTCGTGCTTAGTAAATTATCTGGGGATTGATCATTTTTCTGCATACATTTCATCGAATATATTCCTTGAGAATGCTGTTGCGGTTGGGGTGGCGCAACTTACGCAACGCCTTCGCTTCAATCTGGCGAATGCGCTCGCGAGTGACGTTAAAAATCTGACCAATTTCTTCCAGGGTTTTCATCCGGCCATCATCTAGGCCGTAGCGCAGCCGCAGCACATCCCGCTCACGGGGGCTGAGGGTGCTCAGAACGCTTTCGAGATCTTCCCACAGTAAACTCTTGGATACCTGATCTTCGGGGGTTTCACCATCAAACTCAATAACGTCTCCCAGGCAAGTATCTTCCCCTTTATGAATGGGGGTTTCGAGGGAAAGGGGAAGCTGTTCTGCTTTGGCAATAAAGCGCAGCTTTTCAGTGGTCATTTCCATGCGGACGGCAATTTCTTCCTCGGTGGGCTTGCGTCGCAGTTCTTGGGAAAGTAGCTTGGTCGTCTTTTTAATGCGGGAAATGGTTTCGTACAGGTGGACGGGTAGGCGAATGGTGCGGGATTGATCGGCAATCGCCCGGGTGATGGCTTGGCGAATCCACCAGGTCGCGTAGGTGGAGAACTTGCAGCCTCTTTCGGGATCGAACTTTTCAGCGGCGCGAATCAGCCCTAGGCTACCTTCCTGGATTAAGTCTTGGAATTCAAGACCACGGTTCAAATACTTCTTGGCGGTGGAAACCACCAGCCGCAGGTTAGACTGCACCATTTTGTCTTTGGCCCGTCGCCCCACATGGACGCGATGGCAAAAGGCACCCACGGTAAAGGTGGTGCCTTCGTCCTGCATGACGGCAGCGGCCCATTGCTCCCACTCTTCAGCAGTCAGTTCCTGGGGTAGGCTCTGGAACTTTTCATCCCAGTTGTCAGAAATTTCATCAAAAATGCGCTCTAGCTTCATCAGGTCCGCAATTTTACGGGCCAGTTCAATTTCTTCCTCCGCCCTGAGTAAGCGAGTGCGGCCAATTTCTAAAAGATATATAAGTATACTATCAGATGGTTTTCGCGACCCTTTGCCGCGAGTTGATTCAGCTTTCTTGAATATATTTAAGTCACGAATTATCTGATGTTGTTGATAATGAATCTCGAAAGGTTTCTGATCTCGATTTAATCTAAGAGAATCAATGTATCTTAGTGATCTAAAATCAGGATATATGCGATCTACAGAGAGAAATGCAAAAAAAATTTTCCTTTCATGTCTTGGATTATTAGTAGAAGCACGAGCAGATGCAAATATTATGTTTTCATAGTTATATACTCCAACCAGTACTTTTCTTGATACATTATCTATGCTATCTAAGGCTCTATGTACTTTCTTTAAATATTCTTTTGTCTTCGATAATGTGAGGTCGATAAATCTAAA contains:
- the rpoD gene encoding RNA polymerase sigma factor RpoD, which encodes MIDLLEFSSDIELIIEDVSESSDENSNGFLVDESDISQIISVEGVVKLFRQLGYQSSDNPYPIEADIRSRYSVFNSAINEIYLIADYKDSSSIFQIFFIDFRFIDLTLSKTKEYLKKVHRALDSIDNVSRKVLVGVYNYENIIFASARASTNNPRHERKIFFAFLSVDRIYPDFRSLRYIDSLRLNRDQKPFEIHYQQHQIIRDLNIFKKAESTRGKGSRKPSDSILIYLLEIGRTRLLRAEEEIELARKIADLMKLERIFDEISDNWDEKFQSLPQELTAEEWEQWAAAVMQDEGTTFTVGAFCHRVHVGRRAKDKMVQSNLRLVVSTAKKYLNRGLEFQDLIQEGSLGLIRAAEKFDPERGCKFSTYATWWIRQAITRAIADQSRTIRLPVHLYETISRIKKTTKLLSQELRRKPTEEEIAVRMEMTTEKLRFIAKAEQLPLSLETPIHKGEDTCLGDVIEFDGETPEDQVSKSLLWEDLESVLSTLSPRERDVLRLRYGLDDGRMKTLEEIGQIFNVTRERIRQIEAKALRKLRHPNRNSILKEYIR